A segment of the Zingiber officinale cultivar Zhangliang chromosome 8B, Zo_v1.1, whole genome shotgun sequence genome:
ttCAAACTGGTAGTCAAGATacgcgtctcgcgtcaaagtcctgtatcgaacatatagatatattttatttagctacaattctcataaatagctaaataaaacctctatccctaaattagggtaaaacgctAATCCTACCAGTAGACAAATTCCAAAcctaaactatatatatatatatatataaccaacttaaacttaactaagtTTATGTAGTATTCATTTCTTATCTTTTTCATAGCTCCAATTAGGTGTATACTGTAACCCAAGAAATTACtttctctacaccttacctcaattcacctcACTGGCGTTTCTTGATCCACAGTAAGTTTATGCCCAAAGCTGTGAATCAAATAGTTGCTACCCAATTAGAGTTGTTGGTAGCTGGAAGGAGTGACTGTCGGATCCAAGGGCAAAGTTGCTGTTGGAAACCAGAAGCAAATGTGATCAGTTAAACCACTAGCACacaaaaaaattaggaaaatagaaCCCTACCTGCCTTACCCTAATCTTTTCCTCTTTGACAATAGGCAATAACCAGTCGGAACCAAAAAAACTGGTGGTCGGTAGATAGGGCACAGAACCAAAAGACTTGGGGTGCTCGGCTTCTGTCGGCTACACCTTGGCTGGCGCCGGCGATCAGTTGGTCCCAATCTAGGGCACAGTGCTAGGGTAAAGGGAGGAAGGGCGCCACTGCAAGTGGTGGTCTTCGGCGTTCAGAGGAGAGGCGGCGACGTGAGAAAAGGGTTCGGCCGGCAGGGGCTCGCAGTGAGAAGGAAGGATTGGCACCGGCGCTCAGCCTCGCAACCGCTATCACAGCTCGAGCAGGGAGAAGGGCGGCGACACTGCGATGGAGGATGAATCAggtcggcgtcgggcagaggagatGCACAGATCCGAAAAGGAAGAGGGGATCGGCTggggaaagaagaaggagaagtggcAGCGGGGATTTGTACGCTCGGGGAGGAGGAACTGTCGTGGGCGCGTGCAGTTAGGGCAAGCCGTCGGCGCGCGGGGGAAAGAGTCGGGCACGCGGGGAAGAATAAAcggcgaggaagagagaaaataaagaaaaaagaaaaaagaaatataaaaaaataaacatttcctcgcttaaatgggtagcctaaacaggcttttccggggcactatttttatccccattaactcgtccgtacgagttccgaaaaattcctgaaaaatttctaaaaattccggaaaattcccttattaatattcgcctattttcggtattttacaagctCCGAAATCGACAAGGCGGGTCGTCAGCGTCGAAATCGGCAGGACAAGGTATCGACGCCGAAATTAGCAACAACGGGAGGAGACAACAGCGGCAACAATAAACAATAACAGGGGACGGCAGAACCCCTAAACCCAAATATGAACCCAACCAACTAGAACCCGACCCTAATAATCggattcaaaataaattttttaaaattatttttttctataattctttagtttttatctcaatactctatCATTATTATACTGACATTGatatatcttaatttttaaaataaaatttaatttaaccgcAAACCTTATTAAATCCTAAATTTGGGTTAACCCGGGTCAATCTGAATTCGACACCAAAATTTTGAAGTATATTCATTTcgcatttttttaataaatattttaatattgttatttcacttaatttattattaacataatattttaaaaacataattaccTAATTTAATTCAAAAGTAAATAAGAAACAAAAAATGGTAGCAAACaaataactaggaaacaaaagtataaatatataaaaaaaattaacactataTATTTTTCAACacttaaatcatcaaaatagattttacaagaaaatttcacctcaattaaaaaaatatttgttgtAAAGCATAGATAAAGTGATGGTGGTAGCACTGACAATAATAGTGTGCTGCAACAATGATGTGTGCGGTAGACATGCGGCAAAGGATTTAAAGGGTAAATTAGGGttaggaaaaaaataagaaagagattaaatGAGGAACAAGAAATATGGTGaaatagaaaaaagaaaatatatgagaaaagaaaaataaaacaaataaaacgggagaagagagaaaaaacatGTGAGAgagaaaaaatcaaaataattttcaaagcatattatttttttttttaaggaggTAGGGGGAGGTCGCAACTCCTTTGACATACTTAGCTACGCCCTGATGTTATCCACGCTGCATGGTAAATTGTTCCTTCTATTCCGAACTTGCTATTTCTTGGAAATTTGTTGGGAAAGTGTACATATttctagagaaaaaaaaaaacaagataaaAGGGAGAACAAACTTCATGACCTATTGAATCGACTAACATACAAAATTGAAAGACTAcgtataaatattaaatttcaattGTTATCCAAACAAACTTAACTGTCCTTGGAAGGCAGTTTCTTTTCCAGCATTGCGGATGTCAAAACGAAGagtcaaaatatttatttatttatttgtgataATTCAACCAAAATTTCATCCAATGAATCACAGTCATATGACCTTTCCATCTAGTTTATTTATCAGATAAATTTAAATTGCAATTTATACCTACCTAAAGATCCATCGGCTATTCGTCTTTATTAGGATTCGAATTTGATCCTTTATTTGTTCTCTTAAATTACTTTATCATTATATCCTTATGTAGGGAAGAGACAATATATTAACTTGACCATAAACATGTAaaatacatgaacctaatctaCGATATATTTATGGGTTGGAAATACGATTACTATATTGGAaagatatattaaaaataataggtttaaaaagataaaaatattttaattagtaTAAGGTTTTTTAGGTAAAACTCATATAGCGTGGCTTTGAATGAAGTTAGCAGTTCAAAAATGATTGGATACTTACAGAAAGAGCTGAAGTAGATAAAAGTGATCAGATATTTATGAAGAAACACAAACCATGATATTTACAAGGATACTCAAATCACGAGAATAATTATGATATCATTCGTTTGAAGGAATTtgttgagaatataatcaaaaTCCTatactaaaaagaaatataaaagatcatgaatttaaaaagataaaaataatttattggtataagaacttttgaataaaattgaaaataaaatcatAAGAGTTTAGGtccaaaataaataatatcaaGAGTGTCAATTCAGATGGATTGGATGGATTTGAGTCGAATTGAAGTgaagattttattaaaaaaatctcaATCCAAACTCAACTCGAACCTGAATAATctgattaaaaatatattttattattttttatttttattttaatatttttttattatcatactaatattaatataaatatatattttttaaaataaaatttaattttaaaattttattaaattttaaatttaagtcaaTCAGATCCatctaatttttttaacataacttTAATACTACGGCAATTTACTAAAGGGCGcacttgaaaatctgaatttaccaaaaggcgtacactactttggtatttaccaaagagcgcacttttttaaaagtatttcctaatttaccctcatgataatttgactttttctattatttttcttttcttcattatatttctctcacttctctctcctctgtcggcagaatataggaataacattagtcaatctttaatcacattttaatatatttgaagaaaccaaaataaataatggacagcatatttggactccttgcaattttagaaatccacaggaactgaaataggtgcaatcggagctttctaagtcgatcagtggatttcggtcaaaacccattgatggacctagagagctccgattgcacccatttcagtttcaatggatttctaaaattgcaaggagttcaaatatggtgtccattatttattttggctttttataaatgttaacaagtaaaattaaagaatcgacataaaagcccacgttgggcctgatatggaatcatatcaggcccaacatgggcctgatatcattctatatcaggcccacattgggccttaTTTGAgtctatatcaggcccaatgtgagtttttttgccgattctttgatttttgcttgttaatatatataaaaagccaaaataaataatggacaccatatttgaacttcttgtaattttagaaatccatagaaatggtGCAGATCGAAGCTCTAGGTCAGTCAGGTTTCGACCAAACCCACTATCGATCTGAAAGTCCGATGCACCCATTTCAATTTCTATAATTCTAAAATTACAAGAgtaaaatatggtgtccattttACAGATCAGagaggttttgaaaaatcctaaatctctctttatttctttttatttttttattttttgttgttactaggcctgatatatctcatatcaggcccacattgggcctgatatggggagatatcaggcccaacgtgggcatgatatctcttcatatcaagcctcaaaaaaaaagaaaaaaaaagggaaaaaaaaagaaagagagatttaggatttttcaaaacctctggtctaccactaggagtgccaaaaataataatggacaccatattttcactccttgtaattttagaaattcatagaaacttaaatgggtgcaatcggagctttctagatcgattagtgggtttcgatcaaaacccactgatggacctagagagctccgattgcatccatttcagtttctatggatttctaaaattgcaagaagttcaaatatagtgtccattatttattttggctttttatatatgttaaaaagcaaaaatcaaagaatcaacaaaaaaacccacgttgggcctgatatagactcaaatcaggcccaacgtggacttttatgttgattctttgattttttctttttaacatatataaaaagccaaaataaataatggacgccatatttgaactccttgcaattttagaaatccataaaaactgaaatggatgcaatcgaagctctctaggtccatcagtgggttttgaccgaaacccactgatcgatctagaaagctccgattgcacccatttcagtttctatgaatttttaaaattacaaggagtgaaaatacggtgtccattattatttttggcactcctagtggtgaaccagaggttttgaaaaccctaaatctctctttattttttttttattttttttttttgttactaggtctgatatggggagatatcatgcccacattgggcctgatatgaagagatatcaggcccaacgtgggcatgatatctcttcatatcaggcctaaaaaaaaaaaaaagaaaaaaaaaagaaagaatgagagatttagggtttttcaaaacctctggtccaccactaggagtgccaaaaataataatggacatcatatttggactccttgtaattttaaaaattcatagaaactgaaatgggtgcaatcggagctttctagatcgattagtgggtttcggtcaaaacccactgatggacctagagagctccgattgtatccatttcagtttctatggatttctaaaattgcaaggagttcaaatatggtgtccattatttattttggctttttatatatgttaaaaagcaaaaatcaaagaatcagtaaaaaagcccacattgggccgatatagactcaaatcaggcccaacgtgggcttttatgtcgatttttttattttacttgttaacatctataaaaaaaccaaaataaataatggacatcatatttgaactccttgcaattttagaaatccatagaaactgaaataggtgcaatcggagctctctaggtccatcagtgggttttgaccgaaacccactattcgacctagaaagctccgattgtacccatttcaatttctatgaatttctaaaattacaaggagtgaaaatatggtgtccattattatttttggcactcctagtggtggaccagaggttttgaaaaccctaaatctctctttatttttttttatttttttttatttttgatatctccccatatcaggcccacattgggcctgatatggggagatatcaggcccacattgggcttgatatgaagagatatcaggcccaacgtgggcatgatatctcttcatatcaggcctaaacaaaaaaaaaggaaaaaaaaaagaaaagagagatttagggtttttcaaaacctctggtccaccactaggagtgccaaaaataataatggacaccgtattttcactccttgtaattttagaaattcatagaaactgaaatgagtgcaatcggagctttctagatcgatcagtgggtttcggtcaaaatccactgatggacctagagagctccgattgctcccattttagtttctatagatttctaaaattgcaaggagtgaaaatatggtggccattatttattttggctttttatatatgttaaaaatcaaaaatcaaagaatcggtaaaaaagcccacattgggcctgatatggactcaaatcaggcccaacgtgggtatgatatggaatcatatcaggcccaacgtgggcttttatgccgattctttgattttgcttgttaacatctataaaaagccaaaataaataatgtacaccatatttgaattccttgtaattctagaaatccatagaaactaaaatgagtgcaatcggagctctttaggtccatcagtgggttttgaccgaaacccactgatcgacctagaaagctccgattgcacccatttcagttcctgtggatttctaaaattgcaagtatttattttggcttcttcaaatgtattaaaatgtgattaaagattgactaatgttattcctatattctgccgatagaggagagagagaagtgagagaaatataatgaagaaaagaaaaacaatagaaaaagtcaaattatcatgagggtaaaataaaaaatgtttttaaaaaagtacattctttgataaatatcaaaataatgtACGTCtgttgataaattcagattttcaagtgCACCATTTGATAAATTACCGTTAATACTAACTCATCCCAATTCCATCCGAATCTGAAAACTCTCgatttaaatttgatatttttctaatagaTGTGGATGGTGGAATATATTCGAGGCACCACCAGTGAATAGTGATACCCCACTTGCGAATGGACCACACGGGTACCTCCATTGACTTATTGCTATGCGGTCAAAAACTATAGTTGTGGAAGCGTATGACGTCACTGTAATTGCATCATCATACCTCGGGGATCTCGTCGCAAATGCTCAGACCGCATAAAGTTTTCTATGCATCAAACGTCCTCTTGTCAGTTGTTTCTGTATAAGTCATGATTCTCCCAGATGCGCTTTACTTTTCCCCGTCTCCAACAACCGCTTCGATTATGGAGATCGCCGCggcggagaggaggaggaggaagcgtGAACCGGGCGACGCAGTGGGCGCGGAACGGCCGGCAGCTCGGCGACGCTCGGCGACGACGGAGGACGTCACGGACGACGAGGTCGAGGAGTTCTTCGCCATCCTCAGCCGGATGCGCGAGGCGACCCGGTTACTTGCCCCGAGCGCCGCCGCGGGCAGGGAGGCGGCGAAGGCGGAGTCCGCTCCGCGGTGGCGGCCGGCGTtcgagcgcgaggacttcgagGAGGCAGGCGCAGCAGAGTCCGCCTCGCGGCGGAGGGACCGGAGGAGCGTGGCGAGCGAGGGGTGGGAGAGATCGAGGAAGGCGGCGGCGGAGAGGGAGGACGGCTACGACGAGGAGGAAAGGGTGGCGGAGAACGGAACGGCAGGGCGCTCCCTCGATCTGAACGAGGAGCCAGCTGGCGATGAGTGACGTGACTGATTGCATCGGTGAGTCTGCTTTCCGGTGTCTGCATCGCTCGAATGCATATCGAACTTATGGAGTAATTTTTCGTCATGTAATTTGTTTAAATCCCGCGCAatatgtaaaattaaaaaatctatgCAAAATTGTCATAATTATAATCTCTTCTCGGTGTTTTGTTTTTGTGCTTGAACGGCTCATGATGCTGAGCTGTCCATTAAAATTTATCtgtattttttgaatttattcttATAGTCAGGAAAATTTTTATGGGATGGAATTGGTCATTTTCAAAATTAGGTGAATCGCAAGAGTTAAGTAGTTAGATTACAGAAAAAAAACAATTAGAATAAAAAAAACCTTATTTTTCATTGATATGTTCGTGTAAGAAAATATAATTGAAAAACTTAATTCATTTTTCCAAAAAGACGGGAGCACCTGCTGTCATAACTTGCACTAGAACTACTAGAAATTTATAATTGGTTATAATATttgtaaaaattatattaaaaaaatattaattgaaaAACATCGTGTAGGTATTGTATTAATGCCCCAAACAAATGATCTCGCAGTCAAATTTAAGTTTCGAATATTTACGTACTATTGATTAACAAGTCAAGTATCCAGCGCAGTCAACTGATCAAGTTTAAGCGAAGGCTTAACCACGCGAAATCACGGTGCTGCTGGAGCGGAAACTTCCACGAGGTTGCAGCAGAGCAGACAGAGGGTCTCCCATCTTCATGAAGTGGTTGCGACTTTGGACTTTTCctttgtgttttttttctttttgggtTTCAAATTTCAATAATGTGGCTTTAATTATTAGACTGGCCCTGTACGTTTTGCAATTTAGAAATAGAACGACCTTGACCTATGGAACAACGAAGGCAAGTCTTTTTTAAATGTATGACCGACGAAAGCGACACCGCACCATACATCGATCTCTTGTATATTTGATTAATCATCCATTATCCAAATTATGCGATCCAATTAATTTTGTAACTTTGCTGAAATTTTTGAGTAGAAGAAGAAAAGTATAGCGTGCACGGCTGCCGTGCCGTGCCGTGCCGAACCTTCGGAAACAGGCACGTTGATTGATTTGCACTCGCCGAGCCAGCGCGAGCAGTGCACAGCTGGCAATCACTGATGGCCCAAGCAATCGGTCGACGATCTTCGTTTCTTAGTAATCTCTCCAAAGTATTTCCTGCGTAGAAACGCCGTCCAAATTGTTGTCGCCCTGAGCCACGCACGAGCCCAAGCTGGCGACGTCCGACATTGCAGCCGCTTGCATTGTTTCAGCTCGTGCCTGATGAGGTTGAACAATATGATGGATCGCCGGCAACGAAGCCTTCATCATTTCTGGGACGATTCCAGCGCCCAACAGGCCTTGGATCCACTCACCGTTGTAATTTGGTAGCTGCAAAGGCTTCTGCGAGCCAATTGTTGAGCTGGTGCTCACGAAATCGTTTAAATTGGACGCATTGAGTGAGGTGAAATTGTTGCACGAGGAATAATAATCCAGTGACGCTTGTAGAGGGCTTGGTTGTGGCTTAATAATCTTCCCGCTGCAACTCTTTTTGAAGACCCTGCACACCACCCATTCTTCCTGTACAtgtagcaacaacaacaacaatgataataataataataaatctttatGGATTAAGATTTCAAGTCTATGATCAACAAAACTGTTCTACTACCTTTGTAATTGCACTGTAGGGAAGCTTAGTGTGGATTAGTTTGTACTCGTGCATCACCCAGTTGGTCTTCTCGCCCGTGGGGGCTCTGCCCTTGTAGAACACCAAGGTTTTCTTCATCCCGACCAAGACTCGACGATGAAAGATCTCTTTGTCCTTGCCGGTGGTCTTCCAATAACCCGACTCTGTGGCTCGATTGATACGAAGCCCCGTCGGATATTTTCGATCCTTTATGCTAAAGAAGTACCACTCTTTCTCCCCCATACTCGCCTTCCCTACAAAGTTCATTAGTATTGTAATTCAATGAACATACACTGAGACAAATTAGATAGCTTGGTTGACGAGAAGGCAGCGATATATACCCGGGAGATCCCAAGGATCGCACTTGTTGAGATCAACATCTGCAATAGCTTCGGTGACAAATCCAATCTCGGTGACCTTTCCAGTCAAATAGTAGGTGATGAGCTCCTCATCGGTGGGATGAAACCTAAACCCAGGAGGAAGCAGCTTCTCCTCCATTGGAATTATGTCTTTCTAAGCTAAGCTGGCCTGCTGGGAAATCTAAATGTAGCCAATAGACATATATATACAAATTAAAACAAGAGTACTGAAACTAGCTCCTACTTTCTTCTTGTAGAATTTCTCTATATCTCACCCAACTCCTCGATCGGAAAAGAAATGCTATATATTATATCGACTAATTTGCAGATCTTCTAGAATTAAGTCAAGCTCGATCACTTAATTAATTGATTTTCCTGAATTTTGAGGAAAATTTTCCTACCGACTCCAACTGATGCAGATCACCACACTCTACAGCAGCTTGTGATTCACAAAGTCTCTCCCTCACGGATCCAGCCAAGTCCATGGAACAAAATTGAATAATCTTGCCGGATGCAGTTTTGATCAACCAGTATTCGATCGCCTGCAAATTATTCAATGTGAGTATCGAGACTAGAGGGTTTGATTGTAGTTTACATGTCCATCTAACAAGGAGACGTATATCTTTAGTTTTGGGTTGGAATTTGGAAACAGTAGCTTGGACTTGTGCATACGCGCACTCCGTGGCCATGCAAGCACACACAACATTCTCTCCTAATTCTCAGTTGCTAGGAGTTCTAAAGTCATCATTTAGTTTCACTACACGttcataattaaaaatttctctaGTGGTATTTGGAATTTTTTACTGGTTTGTTATATGATTGTTCTCTTGAAAGTTATGAGCAGCCGTGTTCACTATTCCGGTAAGACATTAATGAGTTGATATCCAATTTTGAAGTCTATTGTTTCCTCCATTCATCGTGATGATTGTCAATCTCTTGCCACTTGAAGATGTGCCTCATCTGGCTCATTTCTTGAGCTCCACATAAAGCTAGTGCTCCCCCCATGATCGCATTGATGGTGTTGTCCAAGTCGTATGCCATTCATGGTGTACTGCTTGCTGTATTTTAATGGAGCTGATGTATCAGTTCACTctgtataattttattttttttttaaagaaaaaaaagctGGTAAGGATGACGACCCTACTCTATGTCAACATGCTATGCCTATGTGATCACCTCACACTGATCTCCCAGCTCGTCTGCACTTGATGCTCGGTATCTCGGCAAATAAAACACCAATCACTACTACCTGATCACAGCTCAGCTCTTACCTCATAATTCATCAGTTCAGCTCTTCATCATAGCTAAGTTTAGTTATTTATTCAAAACTCAACTTTTGCTAAGGGTATGGTGTAAAGTACTTAGgatattaaaatttgaattctagTAGGAACATATATTCTAAAAGTCAGATACTTGGTAGGTATAGGTTGTGCTCTGAATTTATTTGGTAGGTGAATCAAAGGGAAAGTTgtctatctctaaaattaatcgaGTGAAGCTTAGACACctgaattattaaaataataataataaaaattgaaAGCTCAACTCTTCCTGCTTTCAATTATCCCCATTACAAAACCGAGCTATTAATATGGAGATAGTTATCCGTCAAATGTAGACAGGGGTTAATGATCTCCATACATGATTCATGACCcccacaccctccactataaacaTTAATAATTGATACATTATGccaactaaaaaaataataataaaaaaaaaataaattacgcAACGGTTGATATTAAGAAAGGTGACTAAACTACTGACAATTAATAGTTTAATCTCTattgttttcaaaaaaaaaaaaataggtccgaaatttctatagatttctctctctttttctatAGATACATGTGTGAAAGTTGGACTATGCTACCTCAGCCTCCAGCTCCATTGGATTTCCACGCATCGTATGAAAATGCTGAAAATTAATGCTAAGATGTGAATTTGCATTGAGAAAGTTTCAGATCAGAGTTATTTCTTACCTTCCTACCTTGTTCTTATTTCGAAGTTACTTCAATCCTAACTACTAGATAAATGCCTTTATCTAGACGGCCGGTTCCAATTGGTCAGTGATCTATTCGTAAGGAAATTTTATGGGAAAGAGCCGAATCGAGTCTTTTAAGTGTTGGATTTTGCCTCTATTTGATGGGTTCCCATGTTGTTTGTTAAGCTTGTGAATTTATACTATTAAGATAACCAAACTCATTATGTGACCTAACTAATGCTTATTGAGAGTTTAAGTTATTGAATGGAAGATCGCATGCGtagaatttattaattttatggcACTATGTGAAAATGATGAATAGACTTAGTATATAACGTTTGTTAAGCATGTGAATTTATACTATTAAGATAACCAAACTCATTATGTGACCTAACTAATGTTTATTGATTGTTTAAGTTATTGAATGTATGAACGCATGCTtagaatttattaattttatggcACTATGTGAAAATGATGAATAGACTTAGTATATAATGTTTGTTAAGCAAGATCGCATGCGtagaatttattaattttatgacACTatgtgaaaatgataaattgactTAGTATATCCAACGAagtaataaatatataattactaAAATATTGGAACATGATGTAGAAAGGTCAATTTATTCCTTCGTCACAAAAATACCAAAGTCTTTGCTCAGTCCGAGACCAATTCAAAATTAGATCGATTTTGAAGTAAAAAGATTTTATTACTTCATCGACTTTATAAAAATATCGAAGTAATTAAACATAACATTGAACAACAA
Coding sequences within it:
- the LOC122015368 gene encoding protein NEGATIVE REGULATOR OF RESISTANCE-like translates to MILPDALYFSPSPTTASIMEIAAAERRRRKREPGDAVGAERPAARRRSATTEDVTDDEVEEFFAILSRMREATRLLAPSAAAGREAAKAESAPRWRPAFEREDFEEAGAAESASRRRDRRSVASEGWERSRKAAAEREDGYDEEERVAENGTAGRSLDLNEEPAGDE
- the LOC122015367 gene encoding NAC domain-containing protein 79-like, translated to MEEKLLPPGFRFHPTDEELITYYLTGKVTEIGFVTEAIADVDLNKCDPWDLPGKASMGEKEWYFFSIKDRKYPTGLRINRATESGYWKTTGKDKEIFHRRVLVGMKKTLVFYKGRAPTGEKTNWVMHEYKLIHTKLPYSAITKEEWVVCRVFKKSCSGKIIKPQPSPLQASLDYYSSCNNFTSLNASNLNDFVSTSSTIGSQKPLQLPNYNGEWIQGLLGAGIVPEMMKASLPAIHHIVQPHQARAETMQAAAMSDVASLGSCVAQGDNNLDGVSTQEILWRDY